One Ooceraea biroi isolate clonal line C1 chromosome 6, Obir_v5.4, whole genome shotgun sequence genomic window carries:
- the LOC105284135 gene encoding luciferin 4-monooxygenase-like, translating into MSSSAGTSSATDFILGRHPPDALYPFKIKTRTLSSISNLFDVKSGNIGKYILESLKCAPDFIGQVDDETGRTTTFREMRMKSVKCAIFMAALGIMEGDVVTICIPNHVDAYAPYLACLYIGAIADLWHEDFVRFGGTTSILHILSQTKSKMIFITSMLARNFEYITHCKELKYVDIVTIDKLERDNYFLNDWISHIDDDDERVENFSCSRIGTMESAGIMYSPSATTSFKSNIGFPHMMFSYPTSQTIPDMKKNDIGMWYAPFCSLHGPFLTVRAILEQVTVIKPKTFSEENMYETIQKHKVNWMLLESKMCNKMLFNVDVSVYDTSSLREIVCDSEIRHQAYASLMTLLPHVPIIKVYSMVQTGVIACQKNSSKIGCSGYVAPIMKVIIVDANTRERLGPESRGEIWCRYPTVLPNSVNIFYEKNEEFLSEPTAKDQNRMEKGWYYTGDWGYFDKDGAIYVIDKINHLMRNKSQLISSTEIEAKIEEHPHVIEAYILTSPTDKSLDSVHIKSSPELEKNEFFQYLTQCLGLPEEEEFMENNRVYFYPKKYHAPCLPNGRIDKKKLNDSCMT; encoded by the exons ATGTCATCATCTGCGGGAACCTCCTCAGCCACGGACTTCATCCTCGGACGTCATCCTCCG GATGCACTCTATCCATTCAAGATTAAAACAAGAACATTATCAAGTATTTCGAATTTGTTTGATGTAAAATCCGGAAATATTgggaaatatattttggaGTCATTGAAGTGTGCGCCAGATTTCATTGGCCAG GTGGATGACGAGACTGGAAGGACAACTACGTTTCGGGAGATGAGAATGAAGAGTGTAAAATGCGCAATATTTATGGCTGCACTGGGTATCATGGAGGGAGATGTGGTAACAATATGTATCCCCAATCATGTAGACGCCTATGCACCGTATCTAGCTTGTCTGTACATAGGTGCTATCGCGGACTTATGGCACGAAGATTTTGTAAGAT TTGGAGGAACCACATCTATTCTACACATTCTGTCGCAAACAAAGTCGAAGATGATTTTCATTACCAGTATGTTAGCCCGTAACTTTGAGTACATCACACATTGCAAGGAATTAAAATACGTGGACATCGTGACTATTGACAAACTCGAAAGAGACAATTACTTTCTCAATGATTGGATAAGCCatatcgacgacgacgacgagcgcgtCGAAAACTTCTCATGCTCAAGAATAGGTACAATGGAGAGTGCAGGAATAATGTACTCTCCCAGCGCGACTACAAGCTTTAAAAGCAACATTGGGTTTCCTCACATGATGTTCTCGTATCCGACGAGCCAGACGATACCTGACATGAAAAAGAATGATATCGGCATGTGGTACGCACCCTTCTGTTCGTTGCACGGTCCGTTCCTCACCGTGCGCGCTATACTCGAGCAGGTGACGGTAATCAAGCCCAAGACATTCAGCGAGGAGAACATGTACGAAACTATACAGAAGCACAAG GTAAACTGGATGTTGCTTGAGAGCAAAATGTGCAACAAGATGCTCTTCAACGTCGACGTCTCGGTCTACGATACCTCTTCGTTAAGGGAAATCGTGTGTGATTCAGAGATCAGGCATCAGGCTTATGCAAGCCTCATGACGTTACTACCGCATGTTCCCATCATTAAAGTATATA GTATGGTGCAGACAGGCGTAATAGCTTGCCAGAAAAACAGCAGCAAAATCGGATGTAGCGGCTACGTAGCGCCAATAATGAAAGTGATAATTGTCGATGCGAACACCAGGGAAAGATTGGGTCCAGAATCACGCGGTGAAATCTGGTGCAGATATCCGACCGTGCTTCCAAATAGTgtcaatatattttacgaaaaaaaCGAAGAGTTTCTTAGTGAACCCACTGCTAAGGACCAGAATAGAATGGAGAAAG GGTGGTATTACACCGGAGATTGGGGCTACTTCGATAAAGACGGCGCCATTTATGTCATCGACAAGATCAATCATCTTATGCGGAATAAAAGTCAGCTCATTTCGTCGACAGAAATCGAGGCTAAAATAGAAGAACATCCACATGTGATAGAGGCCTATATACTAACAAGTCCTACTGATAAGTCTTTGGACTCGGTGCACATTAAGTCATCGCCAGAATTAGAG aaaaatgagTTTTTTCAATATCTGACACAATGTCTGGGCTTACCCGAGGAAGAAGAATTCATGGAAAATAATAGGGTATACTTCTACCCTAAAAAGTATCATGCACCGTGTTTGCCCAATGGaagaattgataaaaaaaagttgaatGATTCTTGTATGACGTAA